One window from the genome of Eucalyptus grandis isolate ANBG69807.140 chromosome 7, ASM1654582v1, whole genome shotgun sequence encodes:
- the LOC120295980 gene encoding LOW QUALITY PROTEIN: elongation factor 1-beta 2-like (The sequence of the model RefSeq protein was modified relative to this genomic sequence to represent the inferred CDS: inserted 1 base in 1 codon; substituted 1 base at 1 genomic stop codon), with amino-acid sequence MKFLYHGREDVTGYTRELILETITEECELKEAEGYNVVPHQVIEVAPAEDDDDLDLFGEETEEDQKAAEEREAAKKFQYLGLCVYLVPVIGGKSSVLLDVKPWDDETDMKKLEEAVRSVEMPGLFWGASKLVPVGYGXKKLXIMMTIVDDLVSVDTLIKEHLQDEPINEYVQSCDIVAFNKI; translated from the exons ATGAAGTTTCTCTACCATGGCCGCGAGGACGTGACAGGCTATACGAGGGAACTAATTCTTGAGACGATCACAG AGGAATGCGAGTTGAAGGAGGCCGAGGGGTACAATGTCGTGCCTCATCAAGTCATTGAG GTTGCTCCTGCTGAGGATGACGACGACTTGGATCTCTTTGGTGAAGAGACAGAGGAGGACCAGAAGGCTGCAGAAGAGAGGGAGGCAGCCAAAAAG TTTCAATATCTTGGCTTGTGTGTGTATCTGGTTCCTGTTATAGGTGGAAAGTCATCTgtcctcttggatgtgaaaccttGGGACGATGAGACAGACATGAAGAAGCTGGAAGAGGCTGTTAGGAGTGTGGAGATGCCTGGGCTCTTCTGGGGAGCTT CGAAACTGGTTCCAGTGGGTTACG ATAAGAAGTTGTAGATCATGATGACCATTGTGGATGACCTTGTCTCAGTGGACACCCTCATCAAGGAGCATCTTCAAGATGAGCCTATCAATGAATACGTTCAGAGTTGTGACATTGTCGCCTTCAACAAAATCTAA